Genomic segment of Candidatus Obscuribacterales bacterium:
TGCTCATAATTTATTTGAAAATCGAATAGGGTCTGACTAAAAGTATAGAAAAACTGCGGAAAGCCGCCAAAAAGCGCGGCACAGAACAGAATAGTATAAAGCCACCAGTCGCTTATTTAGTCAACCGATCAGGGCCCACCCATCTTGCAGAGGTGTATCGATGTCAAACCGGATAGAACCCGAGCATGAGAGGGTACCCGAAGCTGCCACAGTTGAGCACTACTCACTAGACGACCTTCCCTACAAAGATCGCCGCCGAGTTGAAGTCATCCAAACGCTGCAACAGCATCGAGGAGATCCCCAATATCGCGAAGAAGAAATCAAAGCCGCCCAAGAATTGGGCATCAGTATCCGTAACCTAAAACGATTAGTAAGTCACTATCGAACGCAAGGCGCAAGCGGTCTAACCCGTAGAGAACGCGCCGATGCGGGACACCATAAAACCGATTTAGCGTGGCAAGATTACATTATCCAGCGATACCGGCAAGGGAACCGAGGGATGCGTCAGACCAGCCGCGCCCAAATTGCCAAACAAGTCGAAATCCATGCCGCCGAAGAGGGGTACACGAACTATCCCAGCCGTCGCACCGTGTATCGAATCCTTGCCCCATTGATCCAAGAACAAGCACAAAAGCAGAAACGCCATCACATCGGCTGGATCGGCGACACCCTGACCCTAACCAGCAAAACTGGTAGTGAAATCGCCATCGACCATAGCAACCAAGTGTGGCAATGTGACCATACCCCCGCCGACATCTACCTCGTCGATTGCCAAGGCGACATCCTGGGTCGTCCGACCCTCACCACCGTCATCGACACCTACTCTCGCTGCATCATGGGCATCCACCTGGGCATGGATCCACCCAGCGCCAACATAACCGGCTTAGCCCTACGCCACGCCATCCTGCCCAAAACCTACCCTCCCAGCTACCACCTGCACCACGACTGGGAAAGCCAAGGCATCCCCCAATACCTCTACACCGACAGCGGCAGCGACTTCACCTCCCATCATCTCGAACATATTGCCAACCAACTCGGCATCGTCCTGTGTCATCGGCACCACCCTAGCCAAGGCGGCATCATCGAACGCCCCTTTGGTACCCTCAATCAAGACTTCTTTTCCCAACTCCCTGGTTACACCACCGCCCGCGCTCAACCGCACCAGAGCGCCATTCGAGCCGAAGCCATCCTGACCCTTGAACAACTCGAAACCCTTCTGATCCGCTACATCGTC
This window contains:
- a CDS encoding Mu transposase C-terminal domain-containing protein, with the protein product MSNRIEPEHERVPEAATVEHYSLDDLPYKDRRRVEVIQTLQQHRGDPQYREEEIKAAQELGISIRNLKRLVSHYRTQGASGLTRRERADAGHHKTDLAWQDYIIQRYRQGNRGMRQTSRAQIAKQVEIHAAEEGYTNYPSRRTVYRILAPLIQEQAQKQKRHHIGWIGDTLTLTSKTGSEIAIDHSNQVWQCDHTPADIYLVDCQGDILGRPTLTTVIDTYSRCIMGIHLGMDPPSANITGLALRHAILPKTYPPSYHLHHDWESQGIPQYLYTDSGSDFTSHHLEHIANQLGIVLCHRHHPSQGGIIERPFGTLNQDFFSQLPGYTTARAQPHQSAIRAEAILTLEQLETLLIRYIVDNYNQRIDPRDRHQSRISRWRNGQMSLRQPRDARELDSLLLRQQNRRVYQGGYIRFANLVYRGEYLSGYAGSEIVIRYDPRDITTLWVYQAHKHHDEFLTRAHAQNLETEHLSLSDAKAISRRLRETQRAISNQSILNEIRDRHHYIDSLPIPTPIDETPALDPSNISNPSDASAPSTSPKPLPEIRVYDYEQLRRLHGH